In the Alligator mississippiensis isolate rAllMis1 chromosome 7, rAllMis1, whole genome shotgun sequence genome, one interval contains:
- the LOC106740505 gene encoding olfactory receptor 6E1-like, protein MENRTAVVEFILVGFPSNRQLQPLLFVVLLLTYVLTVAGNILIIIVTLVDHRLQTPMYFFLRNFSILEIGFTSAVVPKALDILASNQTISLPACFTQWFLYFTLGTTESFLLAAMSFDRYVAIRNPLRYTTIMNSQVRTLLVLGSWIAGFLLIIGPAMLLFHMPFCGPNVIDHFFCDNSPLLKLACADTKLLESLSFVVAVFSLLGCFTVTVVSYISIVITVMQMPSAARRQKAFSTCASHLVVVSITYGSCIFMYVRATKDSEVDVSKGVSVLNTMVSPLLNPFIYTLRNKQVQAALRDIFSKGEVFSKEPKK, encoded by the coding sequence ATGGAGAACCGGACTGCAGTGGTGGAGTTCATCCTCGTGGGTTTTCCCAGCAACCGTCAGCTACAGCCTCTGCTCTTTGTAGTGCTGCTTCTCACCTATGTCCTAACTGTAGCAGGGAATATTCTTATCATCATCGTCACCCTCGTGGACCATCGTCTCCaaacccccatgtacttctttctTAGAAACTTCTCTATCCTGGAAATCGGCTTCACCTCTGCTGTCGTCCCCAAAGCCTTGGATATCCTTGCATCAAACCAAACAATTTCTTTACCAGCATGTTTCACTCAGTGGTTTCTTTATTTCACGCTGGGCACTACAGAGTCCTTCCTCTTAGCAGCAATGTCCTTTGATAGATATGTGGCCATCCGTAACCCTCTGCGCTATACCACCATCATGAACTCTCAAGTCAGGACCCTTCTGGTGCTGGGTTCCTGGATTGCAGGGTTCCTCCTCATTATTGGCCCTGCAATGCTGCTCTTCCACATGCCTTTCTGTGGCCCAAATGTCattgaccatttcttttgtgacaaCTCTCCACTTCTTAAACTTGCCTGTGCAGATACCAAGCTCTTGGAGTCTCTGAGTTTTGTTGTAGCTGTGTTTTCTTTGTTGGGCTGTTTCACTGTCACGGTTGTGTCTTACATTAGCATTGTCATCACAGTGATGCAAATGCCTTCTGCTGCCAGGAGGCAGAAAGCTTTCTCCACTTGTGCCTCTCATCTCGTTGTGGTGTCCATCACCTATGGCAGCTGCATCTTCATGTATGTCAGGGCAACGAAGGACAGCGAGGTGGATGTCAGTAAGGGGGTGTCTGTTCTCAACACCATGGTGTCTCCTCTGCTCAACCCCTTCATCTATACCCTGAGGAACAAGCAGGTTCAGGCGGCTTTGAGGGACATTTTTAGCAAGGGTGAAGTGTTTTCTaaagaaccaaaaaaataa
- the LOC132251523 gene encoding olfactory receptor 6E1-like translates to MENQTEMTEFILLGFVVERWLEILLFVAILLTYFLILLGNIVIIFITLVDTHLKTPMYFFLRNYSLLEIPFTFVVIPKMLSNLLAERKTISLPGCFIQTFFFFFLGTNCLFYLSVMSFDRYVAVCNPLRYATIMNTRVCFQLLMGSWGVSFLLVLPPSVMTTKLKFCGPNIINHFFCDTTPLLQLSCQDTRLIEVMTLFAAVFTLLSTFAINIASYLQIIGTILRIPSAAGRKNAFSTCSAHLIVVSVLYGSCIGRYIRPPENRGDEFDKVLALLYTLGIQIFNPFIYTLRNKPVKEALMKTFKRVSCRIPIHKGV, encoded by the coding sequence ATGGAGAATCAGACTGAGATGACAGAATTTATCCTCTTGGGTTTTGTTGTTGAACGCTGGCTGGAGATCCTACTCTTTGTTGCAATCCTGCTCACTTACTTCTTGATACTGCTGGGGAACATTGTCATCATCTTCATCACACTGGTGGACACTCATCTCAaaacccccatgtatttcttccttcgAAACTACTCCCTCCTGGAAATCCCTTTCACCTTTGTTGTCATTCCTAAGATGCTCTCCAACCTTTTGGCAGAGAGAAAAACCATTTCCCTTCCTGGATGTTTCATtcagacttttttctttttctttctgggaACCAATTGCCTTTTCTATCTGTCTGTCATGTCGTTTGATAGGTACGTAGCTGTCTGCAACCCATTACGGTATGCCACCATCATGAATACTAGGGTCTGTTTCCAGTTGCTGATGGGTTCATGGGGAGTCAGTTTCCTCTTAGTCCTTCCACCCTCAGTGATGACCACCAAACTGAAATTCTGTGGTCCCAACATCATCAACCACTTCTTCTGTGATACCACCCCTCTCTTGCAACTCTCCTGCCAGGATACAAGACTAATAGAAGTAATGACTTTATTTGCTGCAGTATTCACCTTACTTAGTACTTTTGCAATTAACATCGCCTCTTATCTCCAAATCATCGGCACCATCCTGCGCATCCCGTCTGCTGCAGGAAGGAAAAATGCTTTCTCCACCTGCTCTGCTCACCTGATTGTTGTGTCCGTGTTGTATGGCAGCTGCATAGGCAGGTACATCAGACCCCCAGAAAACAGAGGGGATGAGTTTGATAAAGTGTTGGCTCTTCTCTATACCCTGGGCATCCAGATCTTCAATCCCTTCATATACACACTCAGGAACAAGCCAGTTAAGGAGGCCTTGATGAAGACTTTCAAGAGGGTGAGCTGTAGAATTCCCATCCACAAAGGTGTTTAG